A genomic window from Carassius carassius chromosome 29, fCarCar2.1, whole genome shotgun sequence includes:
- the hrh2a gene encoding histamine receptor H2a, producing MISQIALAVTLSVIILLTVSGNILVCLAVYATRRLRNVTNCFIVSLAVTDFLLGALVLPFSTLYQVTGEWPLGAHFCNIYISLDVMLCTASILNLFAISLDRYFAVTAPLRYPMLVLPWRVGVILATIWLVSVGVSFVPIHLGWNTQDLNVQNIRDGDPARDCRFELNPTYAVVDAFATFYLPLVAMCWSYHQVFRIARTQAKRIISTQRGSSSSPGATMLTLHEHKATVTLAVVLGAFVVCWFPYFTFFTIMGIRNEDNPPRTAQSVVLWLGYANSALNPVLYATLNRDFRLAYAKLLCGGRGCKTGMRIPMETMGEGPMVGHAPLPNRAGLLPRTCVLLQEIENGITVDSNTITGATVTIIANGNKR from the coding sequence atgatATCTCAGATAGCATTAGCCGTAACGCTCTCTGTTATTATCCTACTCActgtcagtggaaatattttggTTTGTCTGGCTGTGTACGCGACCAGACGCCTACGTAACGTCACCAACTGCTTCATCGTCTCTTTAGCAGTTACAGACTTTTTACTGGGTGCTCTCGTGTTGCCGTTTTCCACCCTTTACCAAGTTACGGGCGAGTGGCCATTGGGGGCGCACTTCTGCAACATCTACATTTCGCTAGACGTCATGCTATGCACCGCCTCCATACTCAATCTCTTCGCTATCAGCTTGGATCGGTACTTTGCGGTCACTGCCCCATTGCGCTATCCAATGCTAGTGCTTCCATGGCGAGTTGGTGTGATTTTAGCGACAATCTGGCTGGTTTCGGTTGGCGTTTCATTTGTACCCATCCACCTAGGCTGGAATACACAAGACTTAAATGTGCAAAATATTCGCGACGGCGACCCTGCGCGAGACTGCCGGTTTGAGTTAAATCCAACGTATGCAGTGGTCGACGCATTTGCCACATTTTATCTCCCCCTGGTTGCCATGTGCTGGAGCTACCACCAAGTTTTTCGCATCGCAAGGACACAGGCGAAACGGATCATTTCTACGCAACGGGGTTCGTCATCTTCACCAGGAGCGACGATGCTCACCCTGCATGAGCACAAAGCCACAGTGACACTTGCAGTGGTGCTTGGCGCTTTCGTGGTGTGCTGGTTCCcgtatttcacattttttacaaTAATGGGAATACGTAACGAAGACAACCCGCCACGGACAGCGCAGTCGGTGGTGCTTTGGCTAGGATATGCAAACTCTGCCCTAAACCCAGTACTTTACGCCACACTCAATAGAGACTTCAGGTTGGCTTATGCCAAGCTTCTCTGTGGAGGACGAGGATGTAAAACAGGAATGAGAATTCCGATGGAAACAATGGGGGAGGGGCCTATGGTTGGACACGCCCCTCTGCCAAACAGGGCGGGGCTTCTGCCTAGAACTTGCGTGCTGCTGCAAGAGATCGAAAATGGGATTACGGTCGACAGCAACACAATAACTGGTGCTACAGTTACCATTATAGCTAATGGGAATAAAAGGTAG